One part of the Lysobacterales bacterium genome encodes these proteins:
- a CDS encoding sensor histidine kinase KdpD, which translates to MPDARSAQADALLGGLQRERQRAALKVFLGAAPGVGKTYAMLSAARELMRRGVDVVVGVVETHGRSETAALIDGLEVLPRRRIEYRERVIDELDLDALLARRPAVALIDELAHSNAPGSRHPFRYQDVAELLDAGIDVYTTVNIQHLESLNDIVERLTGVRVRETVPDAFLDRARDIVLVDLPPRELVERLQQGKVYAPELAGSALQRFFTPSNLTALRELAVQQVADRVDADLRETLTAAGQQVVPIRRRLLVAIDGSDNSEYLVRVSRRIAERRGAPWTVAFVDSGEVSAERRRALESVFALARRLGAETEWLRGSDVAHALLDYASQQAVSGLVLGRTHERPFARMVNRTLTQRLLQHGAHLELTIVATPEQRRRARRSAGRWAIWRWSDLAVALVGVACALAVAWAVEQLSALSDLSSIFLVTVLLVAVRTRGSVAALTAVLCFLGWNFLFTEPRYTLHVVESSDVVNLLVFLAAALLVGRLASRLRRQVVQLREANASVQALRGLGRQLAAAADEESVLAAARRGLTRVAPGEVRLLPRLGERIEAAPAAADFTVTDRAAADWCSAHGRPAGRGTDTLQASPWWFLPLKAGERSLGVAGFRFDPSVPAKAEQVALIEAMVDDIAEALARVRMGSALEAARLKSETETLRAALLSSVSHDLRSPLASINGSAESLMAYGDRMPGEDRRALEASILSEGQRLDRYIQNLLDMTRLGHGELKIERDWIAPGDLLGAAVRRLRKQYPEVPVSLHAAEELPLLHVHPALLEQAVFNILENAARFSPAGEAVEVSARVIDNDAELRPALRIEVLDRGPGIPEDERARIFDMFYSVARGDRGKGGTGLGLSICQGMVGAHGGRVEALPGPAGVGTLIAVTLPIAAPPEPTE; encoded by the coding sequence ATGCCCGACGCCCGCAGCGCCCAAGCCGACGCCCTGCTCGGGGGCCTGCAGCGCGAGCGCCAGCGCGCCGCGCTGAAGGTGTTTCTTGGTGCCGCGCCGGGCGTCGGCAAGACCTACGCGATGCTGTCGGCCGCCCGCGAACTGATGCGTCGCGGTGTGGATGTGGTGGTGGGCGTGGTGGAAACCCACGGCCGCAGCGAAACCGCGGCCCTGATCGACGGCCTCGAGGTGCTGCCGCGGCGGCGTATCGAGTACCGCGAGCGCGTCATCGACGAGCTGGACCTCGATGCGCTGCTGGCGCGCCGGCCCGCCGTTGCGCTGATCGATGAACTCGCGCACAGCAATGCCCCGGGCAGCCGGCATCCGTTCCGCTACCAGGATGTGGCCGAGCTGCTCGATGCCGGCATCGACGTCTACACCACGGTCAACATCCAGCACCTCGAAAGCCTCAACGACATCGTCGAGCGCCTGACCGGCGTGCGCGTGCGCGAGACCGTCCCGGATGCCTTTCTCGACCGCGCCCGCGACATCGTGCTGGTTGACCTGCCGCCGCGCGAACTGGTCGAGCGCCTGCAGCAGGGCAAGGTCTATGCGCCTGAGCTGGCGGGCTCGGCGCTGCAGCGCTTCTTCACTCCATCGAACCTCACCGCGCTGCGTGAACTCGCGGTGCAGCAGGTGGCCGACCGGGTGGACGCCGATCTGCGCGAGACCCTGACCGCCGCGGGGCAGCAGGTGGTTCCGATCCGTCGCCGCCTGCTGGTCGCGATCGACGGCAGCGACAACAGCGAGTACCTGGTGCGCGTGTCGCGCAGAATCGCCGAGCGACGCGGCGCGCCCTGGACAGTGGCGTTTGTCGACAGCGGCGAGGTCAGCGCCGAGCGTCGGCGCGCCCTGGAATCGGTGTTCGCCCTGGCGCGTCGGCTCGGCGCCGAGACCGAGTGGCTGCGCGGCAGCGACGTCGCCCATGCGCTGCTCGACTACGCCAGCCAGCAGGCGGTCTCCGGTCTGGTGCTTGGCCGCACCCACGAACGTCCATTCGCGCGCATGGTCAACCGCACGCTCACCCAGCGGCTGCTGCAGCACGGCGCGCATCTGGAGCTGACCATCGTCGCCACCCCCGAACAGCGACGGCGGGCGCGGCGCAGCGCCGGGCGCTGGGCGATCTGGCGCTGGAGCGATCTGGCAGTGGCGCTGGTCGGCGTCGCCTGCGCCTTGGCGGTGGCCTGGGCCGTCGAGCAGCTGTCCGCGCTCAGCGATCTGTCCTCGATCTTCCTGGTGACCGTGCTGCTGGTGGCGGTGCGCACGCGCGGCAGCGTGGCTGCGCTGACCGCAGTGCTGTGCTTTCTCGGCTGGAACTTCCTGTTCACCGAGCCGCGCTACACCCTGCACGTGGTCGAAAGCAGCGACGTGGTCAACCTGCTGGTGTTCCTCGCCGCCGCCCTGCTGGTCGGGCGCCTGGCCAGCCGTCTGCGCCGGCAGGTCGTGCAGCTGCGCGAGGCCAATGCCAGCGTGCAGGCCCTGCGTGGGCTGGGCCGCCAGCTGGCGGCGGCCGCCGACGAGGAGTCGGTGCTGGCCGCGGCGCGGCGCGGGCTGACGCGGGTCGCCCCCGGCGAGGTCCGCCTGCTGCCGCGTCTTGGCGAACGCATCGAGGCCGCACCGGCGGCTGCCGACTTCACCGTGACCGATCGCGCGGCGGCCGACTGGTGCAGCGCGCACGGCCGACCGGCTGGGCGCGGCACCGATACCCTGCAGGCCTCGCCCTGGTGGTTCCTGCCGCTCAAGGCCGGCGAGCGCAGCCTTGGCGTTGCCGGCTTCCGCTTCGACCCCTCGGTGCCGGCCAAGGCCGAACAGGTGGCGCTGATCGAAGCGATGGTGGACGACATCGCCGAAGCGCTGGCGCGCGTGCGCATGGGCAGCGCGCTGGAGGCCGCGCGACTGAAGTCCGAGACCGAAACCCTGCGCGCCGCCCTGCTGTCCTCGGTGTCGCACGATCTGCGCTCGCCGCTGGCCTCGATCAACGGCTCGGCCGAAAGCCTGATGGCCTACGGCGACCGCATGCCCGGCGAAGACCGGCGCGCGCTGGAGGCCTCGATCCTCAGCGAGGGCCAGCGACTGGATCGCTACATCCAGAACCTGCTCGACATGACCCGCCTGGGCCACGGCGAACTCAAGATCGAGCGCGACTGGATCGCACCGGGCGACCTGCTGGGCGCGGCCGTGCGCCGGCTGCGCAAGCAGTATCCGGAGGTGCCGGTCAGCCTGCACGCGGCCGAGGAGCTGCCCCTGCTGCACGTGCATCCGGCGCTGCTGGAACAGGCAGTGTTCAACATCCTGGAGAACGCCGCGCGGTTTTCGCCTGCAGGCGAAGCGGTGGAGGTGTCGGCGCGGGTCATCGACAACGATGCCGAGCTGCGGCCGGCCCTGCGCATTGAAGTGCTCGATCGCGGCCCCGGCATTCCGGAAGACGAGCGCGCGCGCATCTTCGACATGTTCTATTCGGTCGCCCGCGGCGATCGCGGCAAGGGCGGCACCGGGCTGGGGCTGTCGATCTGCCAGGGCATGGTCGGCGCCCACGGTGGACGGGTCGAGGCCTTGCCCGGGCCTGCCGGGGTCGGCACCCTGATCGCGGTGACCCTGCCGATCGCAGCGCCTCCCGAACCGACCGAATGA
- a CDS encoding response regulator transcription factor, which produces MSDAKPRILVIDDEPQIRRLLEISLRAQGYAVEEASSGAAGLAALATHGADLVVLDIGLPDREGHEVLRDIRSWTEVPVIMLSVRASESEKVKALDLGANDYVTKPFGVQELSARVRALLRTRPAATDAPGFDDGHLQVDALRRTVALDGAALKLTPKEWALLVLLLRHRGKVLTQGQLLRELWGPDHDGDSHYLRVLVGKLRRKLGDDSAAPRYIETEPGVGLRFGA; this is translated from the coding sequence ATGAGCGACGCCAAGCCCCGCATCCTGGTGATCGATGACGAACCGCAGATCCGGCGCTTGCTGGAGATCAGCCTGCGGGCCCAGGGCTATGCGGTCGAAGAGGCCAGCAGCGGAGCCGCAGGCCTGGCCGCGCTCGCCACCCACGGCGCGGACCTGGTGGTGCTCGACATCGGCCTGCCGGACCGCGAGGGACACGAGGTGCTGCGCGACATCCGCAGCTGGACCGAGGTGCCGGTGATCATGCTGTCGGTGCGCGCGTCGGAGAGCGAGAAGGTCAAGGCGCTGGATCTCGGCGCCAACGACTACGTCACCAAGCCCTTCGGCGTGCAGGAGCTGTCGGCGCGGGTGCGGGCGCTGCTGCGCACCCGGCCCGCCGCGACCGACGCGCCGGGCTTCGATGATGGTCACCTGCAGGTCGATGCGCTGCGGCGCACGGTGGCGCTGGATGGCGCTGCGCTCAAGCTCACGCCCAAGGAATGGGCCCTGCTGGTGCTGCTGCTGCGCCATCGCGGCAAAGTGCTGACCCAAGGCCAGCTGCTGCGCGAGCTGTGGGGGCCCGACCACGACGGCGACAGCCACTATCTGCGGGTGCTGGTCGGCAAGCTGCGGCGCAAGCTCGGCGATGATTCCGCCGCCCCGCGCTACATCGAGACCGAGCCCGGCGTGGGCCTGCGCTTCGGCGCCTGA
- a CDS encoding FAD-dependent oxidoreductase — translation MKNAARLLLVLALAALFAWAWRSGLIAELDFATLKARQAELSTWVGAHWLLAFAAFFGVYVLVTAASIPGAVVLTLAAGALFGLGWGVLLVSFASTLGASLAFLSARFLFREAIEKRFGERLRGIDEGVRREGGFYLFTLRVVPLFPFFVVNLVSGLTSLKLWTYYWVSQLGMLPATVVYVYAGTQLASIESPGDIASPGLLLAFVAIGLLPLLLKGALGWLKARRVYAGFKRPRRFDYNLVAIGAGSAGLVTTYIGAAVKAKVALIEKHRMGGDCLNTGCVPSKALIRSARLLAEARDSEQLGIRRLRAEFDFAEVMERVQRVIQKIEPHDSVERYTGLGVEVIEGEAKLVSPWEVEVGGRRISARSIVIATGARPTVPPIPGLNDLDYLTSDTLWGLRELPKRLLVLGGGPIGCELAQSFARFGAQVRIVEMAERLLPREDAEAGAELAARLVREGVELALATRALRFERLSDGSGRLHAQGPQGEQSFDFDRVLLALGRTPNTQGFGLQELGVELGPRGHVAVDALMRTNFPNILVAGDVAGPYQFTHVAAHQAWYAAVNGLLAPFWSYTVDYRVIPWVTFTDPEVARVGLSEDEARERGIEVEVTRYGIDDLDRAIADGNDHGFVKVLTAPGKDRILGALIVGAHAGELLPEFVLAMKHGIGLNKLLGTIHVYPTMSEANKYAAGVWKRANAPQAALRWAERFFAWRRS, via the coding sequence ATGAAGAATGCCGCCCGCCTCCTGCTCGTGCTCGCACTCGCCGCCCTGTTCGCCTGGGCCTGGCGCAGCGGGCTGATCGCCGAACTCGACTTCGCCACGCTCAAGGCCCGGCAGGCGGAGCTGTCCACTTGGGTGGGCGCGCATTGGCTGCTGGCCTTCGCCGCCTTCTTCGGCGTCTACGTGCTGGTGACGGCCGCTTCGATCCCAGGCGCGGTGGTGCTGACGCTCGCCGCCGGGGCGCTGTTCGGGCTCGGCTGGGGCGTGCTGCTGGTGTCCTTTGCCAGCACGCTCGGCGCCTCGCTGGCTTTTCTGTCGGCGCGCTTCCTGTTCCGTGAGGCGATTGAAAAGCGCTTCGGCGAGCGTCTGCGCGGCATCGATGAGGGCGTGCGCCGCGAGGGCGGGTTCTACCTGTTCACCCTGCGCGTGGTGCCGCTGTTTCCCTTCTTCGTGGTCAACCTGGTCAGCGGCCTGACCTCGCTCAAGCTCTGGACCTACTACTGGGTCAGCCAGCTCGGCATGCTGCCTGCCACCGTGGTCTACGTGTACGCCGGCACCCAGCTCGCCAGCATCGAGTCACCCGGCGACATCGCCTCGCCCGGCCTGCTGCTGGCCTTCGTCGCGATTGGCCTGCTGCCGCTGCTGCTGAAAGGCGCGCTGGGCTGGCTGAAGGCGCGCCGCGTCTACGCCGGGTTCAAGCGCCCTCGCCGTTTCGACTACAACCTGGTCGCGATCGGCGCGGGCTCGGCAGGGCTGGTCACGACGTACATCGGTGCGGCGGTGAAGGCCAAGGTCGCGCTGATCGAGAAGCACCGCATGGGCGGCGACTGCCTGAACACCGGCTGCGTGCCCAGCAAGGCGCTGATCCGCAGCGCGCGCCTGCTGGCCGAGGCGCGCGACAGCGAGCAGCTCGGCATCCGCCGCCTGCGCGCCGAGTTCGACTTCGCCGAAGTGATGGAGCGCGTGCAGCGGGTGATCCAGAAGATCGAGCCGCACGACTCGGTGGAGCGCTACACCGGCCTGGGCGTCGAGGTGATCGAGGGCGAGGCCAAGCTGGTCAGCCCCTGGGAGGTCGAAGTCGGCGGCCGCCGCATCAGCGCGCGCTCGATCGTGATCGCCACCGGCGCGCGGCCGACGGTGCCGCCGATTCCGGGCCTGAACGATCTCGACTACCTCACCAGCGACACGCTGTGGGGGCTGCGCGAACTGCCGAAACGGCTGCTGGTGCTGGGCGGCGGGCCGATTGGCTGCGAGCTGGCGCAGAGCTTCGCGCGCTTCGGCGCGCAGGTGCGCATCGTCGAGATGGCCGAACGCCTGCTGCCGCGCGAGGACGCCGAGGCCGGCGCCGAGCTGGCGGCGCGGCTTGTGCGTGAGGGTGTCGAACTCGCGCTGGCCACGCGTGCGCTGCGCTTCGAGCGCCTGTCCGATGGCAGCGGACGCCTGCACGCGCAGGGCCCGCAGGGCGAGCAGAGCTTCGACTTCGACCGCGTGCTGCTGGCGCTGGGGCGCACACCGAACACGCAGGGCTTCGGGCTGCAGGAGCTGGGCGTCGAGCTCGGCCCGCGCGGCCATGTCGCGGTGGACGCGCTGATGCGCACAAACTTCCCGAACATCCTGGTCGCCGGCGATGTTGCCGGGCCCTACCAGTTCACCCACGTGGCCGCACACCAGGCCTGGTATGCCGCGGTCAACGGCCTGCTGGCGCCGTTCTGGAGCTACACCGTCGACTACCGGGTGATCCCCTGGGTCACCTTCACCGATCCGGAAGTCGCACGCGTGGGCCTGAGCGAAGACGAAGCCCGCGAGCGCGGCATCGAAGTCGAGGTCACCCGCTACGGCATCGACGATCTTGATCGTGCGATCGCCGACGGCAACGACCACGGCTTCGTCAAGGTGCTGACCGCACCGGGCAAGGATCGCATCCTCGGCGCGCTGATCGTCGGCGCGCATGCGGGTGAGCTGCTGCCGGAGTTCGTGCTGGCGATGAAGCACGGGATCGGTCTGAACAAACTGCTCGGCACCATCCACGTCTACCCGACCATGAGCGAGGCGAACAAATACGCGGCCGGCGTCTGGAAGCGCGCCAATGCCCCGCAGGCCGCCTTGCGCTGGGCCGAGCGCTTCTTCGCCTGGCGAAGATCATAG
- a CDS encoding ATP-binding protein, with protein sequence MKGSRLRFARPAAWRLVLVGVLTWLLASAVFAPWLNPFMGRDLLRQAETGSMLGLVRLQTGVALQGAVDYYAHEGRWPQHQQDVVLQINPGMYTFDMPRPLQLRLTYGRSFEPDSGLRDSVLLFDYAPESGRWHCRAGDPPPPNQWLPAECRALPSGPGLLQWALLLAALTLLGLLLWLLLFDPRLRALQRAPRRLRRQPLSDLPALDWRLRLLLRRRGALAAAEIHPQDWAAALRWLQHPAAERALRLAHRIGADSVPLTDWSLPGDAFEWRLPQTLPLALERVLVYLPPVGLPSRELVRRLQSQSTGQDVLLVLSAERRDDAALLAWGSDPGHLGVAVDASSQSEWLLHPQPVEVLLALLARQLRVTRISPYQTRGGVTRPAGFFGRSELLARVLGREPGNYLLVGGRQLGKTSLMKAIERRFEGHPQVACHYLSLRDHRLLPRLAQLARQPVDAPLDSVLQALKQASGDRRLLLLLIDECDLFLREEARSGYAQLAALRAQSEEGRCHFLLAGFWDLYEAVALDFASPIRNFGEVIRLGALEREACLELAVLPMQRLGLGYAEPGLPARIVDACGQRANLVAIVCQQLLEQLGRGERSFNAAAVDAALAADAVQDALAGWSRLSPEPQACALDRALVYRIARSALAGGAGLRMAEWLAELDAAGAVVEPEAVRRSFARLQLAYVLLREQAGPEEDSSSADRSAHDPGSYRFAVPLQARQFQADEVDALLSRELRALAS encoded by the coding sequence ATGAAGGGATCGCGCCTGCGCTTCGCGCGGCCCGCCGCGTGGCGGCTTGTGCTTGTCGGCGTGCTGACCTGGCTGCTCGCCAGCGCGGTCTTTGCGCCCTGGCTCAATCCCTTCATGGGCCGTGACCTGCTGCGTCAGGCCGAGACCGGGTCAATGCTCGGCCTGGTGCGACTGCAGACCGGCGTCGCCCTGCAGGGGGCGGTCGACTACTACGCGCATGAGGGGCGCTGGCCGCAGCATCAGCAGGATGTCGTCCTGCAGATCAATCCGGGCATGTATACCTTCGACATGCCGCGGCCGCTGCAGCTGCGCCTGACCTACGGCAGGAGCTTCGAGCCCGACAGCGGCCTGCGCGACAGCGTGCTGCTGTTCGACTACGCGCCGGAAAGCGGGCGCTGGCACTGTCGCGCGGGCGACCCGCCGCCGCCGAACCAGTGGCTGCCCGCCGAGTGTCGCGCGCTGCCGAGCGGTCCGGGCCTGCTGCAATGGGCGCTGCTGCTGGCTGCCCTGACCTTGCTGGGCCTGCTGCTGTGGCTGCTGCTGTTCGACCCGCGCCTGCGCGCGCTGCAGCGTGCGCCGCGCCGACTGCGCCGGCAGCCTTTGTCCGACCTGCCTGCGCTCGACTGGCGCCTGCGGCTGCTGCTGCGCCGCCGCGGCGCGCTGGCCGCCGCCGAGATCCATCCGCAGGACTGGGCCGCGGCGCTGCGCTGGTTGCAGCATCCGGCCGCCGAGCGCGCGCTGCGCTTGGCCCACCGCATTGGTGCCGACAGCGTGCCGCTGACCGACTGGTCGCTGCCGGGCGATGCGTTCGAGTGGCGTCTGCCGCAGACCTTGCCGCTGGCGCTGGAGCGCGTGCTGGTCTATCTGCCGCCCGTGGGACTGCCCAGCCGCGAGCTGGTGCGCCGACTGCAGTCGCAGAGCACCGGCCAGGACGTGCTGCTGGTGCTGTCGGCCGAGCGTCGCGACGATGCCGCCCTGCTGGCCTGGGGCAGCGACCCCGGCCACCTCGGCGTGGCTGTGGATGCGTCGAGCCAGAGCGAATGGCTGCTGCACCCGCAGCCGGTCGAGGTGCTGCTGGCCCTGCTCGCCCGGCAGCTGCGCGTGACCCGTATCTCGCCCTACCAGACGCGCGGCGGCGTGACCCGTCCGGCGGGCTTCTTCGGCCGCAGCGAACTGCTGGCCCGCGTGCTGGGCCGCGAGCCCGGCAACTACCTGCTGGTCGGCGGTCGTCAGCTCGGCAAGACCAGTCTGATGAAGGCGATCGAGCGTCGCTTCGAGGGCCATCCGCAGGTCGCCTGCCACTATCTTTCGCTGCGCGATCATCGCCTGCTGCCGCGCCTGGCCCAGCTGGCGCGACAGCCGGTCGACGCCCCGCTGGATTCGGTGCTGCAGGCGCTCAAGCAGGCCAGCGGCGACCGCCGCCTGCTGCTGCTGCTGATCGACGAGTGCGATCTGTTCCTCCGCGAAGAGGCGCGCAGCGGCTATGCCCAGCTCGCCGCCCTGCGCGCGCAGAGCGAAGAAGGCCGCTGCCACTTTCTGCTGGCCGGCTTCTGGGACCTCTACGAAGCGGTGGCGCTCGATTTCGCTTCGCCGATCCGCAACTTCGGCGAGGTGATCCGGCTCGGCGCGCTGGAGCGCGAGGCCTGTCTTGAGCTGGCCGTACTGCCGATGCAGCGGCTCGGGCTGGGCTATGCCGAGCCGGGTCTGCCGGCGCGCATCGTCGACGCCTGCGGCCAGCGCGCCAACCTGGTCGCCATCGTCTGCCAGCAGCTGCTGGAGCAGCTGGGCCGCGGCGAGCGCAGCTTCAACGCCGCGGCCGTCGATGCCGCGCTCGCCGCCGATGCGGTGCAGGACGCGCTCGCCGGCTGGTCGCGCTTGAGCCCCGAGCCGCAGGCCTGCGCGCTTGATCGCGCCCTGGTCTACCGGATCGCGCGCAGCGCGCTGGCCGGCGGCGCGGGCCTGCGCATGGCCGAGTGGCTGGCCGAGCTCGATGCCGCCGGCGCGGTGGTCGAGCCCGAAGCGGTGCGCCGCAGCTTCGCCCGACTGCAGCTGGCCTATGTGCTGCTGCGCGAGCAGGCGGGGCCTGAAGAAGACAGTTCAAGCGCCGACCGATCCGCGCACGATCCCGGCAGCTACCGTTTCGCCGTACCGCTGCAGGCGCGCCAGTTCCAGGCCGATGAGGTCGACGCCCTGCTCAGCCGCGAGCTGCGCGCGCTGGCGTCATAG
- a CDS encoding substrate-binding domain-containing protein, whose protein sequence is MTADPLVRIVLSCTAARAAFTQRARTRALLAVVLSLLSALAQAQPLRIHGSNTVGERLMPALVEAWLSEQGHSGLRREPQALDELLIHAGDGVSVQLHSHGSSTGFADLAGMRADLAMSSRPITEAERAQLGEVREVVIALDGLAVIVHPSSPLRQIELRDLRRVFAGEFSDWSQLGRSAGRIALHARDDRSGTYDTFRSLVLGSAPLSLRALRYESTEALAAAVARDPNAIGFVGLAGVKGVRALAVADGALPREPSAREVAVEDYALARRLFLYAPAREDGRLESLLAFVLSDAGQRIVEGTGFVSQRVQAFAPELAADAPANYRQLVQGARRLSLNLRFDEGSIAPDSKALADLERLAEFMRQPAQQGRFLLLVGFADAGEVTPLQAEVLSNDRADQVADRMEALGLRPRSVRGLGGQLLLSADDSPRGRARNRRVEVWLR, encoded by the coding sequence ATGACCGCCGACCCGCTTGTTCGCATCGTTCTCTCCTGTACGGCTGCCCGCGCAGCGTTCACACAGCGTGCTCGCACCCGCGCACTGCTGGCCGTGGTGCTCTCCCTGCTGTCAGCTTTGGCGCAGGCTCAGCCGCTGCGCATCCATGGTTCCAACACGGTCGGCGAGCGGCTCATGCCCGCTCTGGTCGAGGCGTGGCTGAGCGAGCAGGGCCACAGCGGTCTGCGGCGCGAGCCGCAGGCGCTGGACGAGCTGCTGATCCATGCCGGCGACGGCGTCAGCGTGCAGCTGCACTCGCACGGCAGCTCCACGGGATTTGCCGATCTCGCCGGCATGCGCGCCGATCTGGCGATGTCCTCGCGGCCGATCACCGAGGCCGAGCGCGCGCAGCTGGGCGAGGTGCGCGAGGTGGTGATCGCGCTCGATGGCCTCGCCGTCATCGTGCATCCCAGCAGTCCGCTGCGGCAGATCGAGCTGCGCGACCTGCGCCGGGTGTTCGCCGGCGAGTTCAGCGACTGGTCGCAGCTCGGCCGCAGCGCGGGCCGCATCGCCCTGCATGCGCGCGATGACCGCTCCGGCACCTACGACACCTTCCGCAGCCTGGTGCTGGGCAGCGCGCCGCTGTCGCTGCGGGCGCTGCGCTACGAAAGCACCGAGGCGCTCGCGGCCGCGGTGGCGCGCGATCCGAACGCGATCGGCTTTGTCGGCCTGGCGGGGGTGAAAGGGGTGCGTGCGCTGGCGGTGGCCGATGGCGCGCTGCCGCGCGAGCCCAGTGCGCGCGAAGTGGCGGTGGAAGACTACGCATTGGCGCGGCGGCTGTTTCTGTACGCGCCGGCGCGTGAGGACGGGCGTCTGGAGTCGCTGCTGGCCTTCGTGCTCTCGGATGCGGGTCAGCGCATCGTCGAGGGCACCGGCTTCGTCTCGCAGCGCGTGCAGGCGTTTGCGCCGGAGCTGGCCGCGGATGCGCCTGCCAACTATCGCCAGCTGGTGCAGGGCGCGCGCCGGCTCTCGCTCAATCTGCGTTTCGACGAAGGCAGCATCGCGCCCGACAGCAAGGCGCTGGCGGATCTTGAGCGCCTGGCCGAGTTCATGCGGCAGCCCGCGCAGCAGGGACGCTTCCTGCTGCTGGTCGGCTTCGCCGATGCCGGCGAAGTGACTCCGCTGCAGGCTGAGGTTCTGAGCAACGATCGCGCCGATCAAGTCGCCGATCGCATGGAGGCGCTCGGCCTGCGCCCGCGCAGCGTTCGCGGCCTCGGCGGCCAGCTGCTGCTCTCCGCCGACGACAGCCCGCGCGGCCGCGCGCGCAATCGGCGCGTGGAAGTGTGGTTGCGTTAG
- a CDS encoding nuclear transport factor 2 family protein, with the protein MKRIPLLFAGLLCAGVNVHANDDTAIRAFVATYDRAYQTGDTQAVETLLAADYRGVVEGAVKDRAAALAEFAAMDHAAITAMSTRLERIHVAGDLAVAVGRIHWTKGDETGGEYLTLVLRREAGQWKAVDEHVSDFAEDTAR; encoded by the coding sequence ATGAAGAGGATTCCGCTGCTGTTCGCCGGCCTGCTGTGTGCCGGGGTCAACGTTCACGCCAACGACGACACCGCCATCCGTGCCTTCGTCGCCACCTACGACCGCGCCTACCAGACGGGCGACACCCAGGCCGTCGAGACCCTGCTCGCCGCTGACTATCGGGGGGTGGTCGAGGGCGCGGTGAAGGATCGCGCCGCGGCGCTGGCTGAATTCGCGGCCATGGACCATGCCGCGATCACCGCCATGTCGACCCGGCTCGAACGCATTCATGTCGCCGGCGATCTCGCAGTCGCCGTCGGGCGGATCCACTGGACAAAGGGCGACGAGACCGGCGGCGAGTACCTCACTCTGGTGCTGCGCCGCGAGGCGGGCCAATGGAAGGCGGTGGACGAACACGTCTCGGATTTCGCCGAGGACACCGCGCGCTGA
- a CDS encoding sigma-70 family RNA polymerase sigma factor, giving the protein MRVDAEITELLRQHHAGDRAAFDRLLPQVYAQLRQIARRQLQRFGATPTLQATELVQEAYLQLVEESGVAWQDRGHFFAVCARAMRRILVDAARRRGALKRGGDQQLEELLPDSGSVEAISTHVLALDSALGQLQQINPRLVALIECRYFAGMSEPEAALALNVPLRTLQRDWLRARVWLQRALG; this is encoded by the coding sequence ATGCGGGTGGACGCCGAGATCACCGAGCTGCTGCGTCAGCACCACGCCGGCGACCGCGCCGCCTTCGATCGACTGCTGCCGCAGGTCTACGCCCAGCTGCGCCAGATCGCTCGCCGGCAGCTGCAGCGCTTCGGCGCCACGCCCACCCTGCAGGCCACGGAACTGGTGCAGGAGGCCTACCTGCAGCTGGTCGAGGAATCCGGCGTGGCCTGGCAGGACCGCGGCCACTTTTTCGCGGTCTGCGCGCGCGCGATGCGGCGGATCCTGGTCGATGCCGCGCGTCGCCGCGGCGCGCTGAAGCGCGGCGGCGATCAGCAGTTAGAGGAACTGTTGCCCGACAGTGGCTCGGTGGAGGCCATCAGCACCCATGTGCTGGCGCTCGACAGCGCGCTGGGCCAGCTGCAGCAGATCAACCCGCGGCTGGTTGCCCTGATCGAATGCCGCTACTTCGCCGGCATGAGCGAGCCCGAAGCCGCGCTCGCCCTGAACGTGCCCCTGCGCACCCTCCAGCGCGACTGGCTGCGGGCGCGGGTGTGGCTGCAGCGGGCGCTGGGATGA